The segment CATTTTTTATCTTTGAAAGTGTCTCCCCGATTTGAAAAAGGCATAAAAGAATAGCGTTCCATCCTTCGAAATCTAAAAGAGCTTCTTTTATCCTGCCATGTCTTTCCAAGGATAATTCAATTTGAGTAATATTCTTTAAAATAAACTCCATGCGTGCAAAGTCACTTTTCTCAGACATATACAACCTCTGGGAGAATATACTTTTTTCCGATTTCTCCAAGAGCTGAGCGATCTGCAATATCTATCTCCTTTTGAAAAGAAACGGATAATTCTTGTTTTATATCAGCTATTTTTCCAAAAAATTTATAGCCTGAGAATTTTGCAAGAAACCCCGGAGTGATTTCATAGAGTATATCCACGTCGCTATCAGGGGTTTCCTCTCCGCGCGCGTACGATCCGAAAACGCCGAGAATAATAAACCCTTCCGGTTCGTATTTCTTTTTAGCGTCCCTGATTTTATCCAAAATCCGCGGGTCCATATCCGCCTCGCAAAATTTATATTCTCTACTATATTATATTTCCCAAACGGGTTTTATTCAAGGAAAGCGGGCAGTAAATAAGTGACAAGTTACAAGTGACAAGTGAAAAGAAAAAATAAAATAGGGCAGAAACAGGTTGCTTCATTCCGGGTGCGGAATCATGGCGCTGATCGAACCATTCCCGCCAGAG is part of the Brevinematales bacterium genome and harbors:
- a CDS encoding nucleotidyltransferase gives rise to the protein MDPRILDKIRDAKKKYEPEGFIILGVFGSYARGEETPDSDVDILYEITPGFLAKFSGYKFFGKIADIKQELSVSFQKEIDIADRSALGEIGKKYILPEVVYV